From one Plasmodium knowlesi strain H genome assembly, chromosome: 11 genomic stretch:
- a CDS encoding nicotinate phosphoribosyltransferase, putative, translating into MSNDNFSGKNGISVGEQPHLKEKADGIVGANSNLIDNVRIDKKSNSLYVYDIPITESDLRQLLMLKKEKGEADVTSGSCMNSPAKFCPMEMQKKKMEVSKVESHGTCSNVLNYEQGSSCPAEKLKMVSLVKCTKFIIENRINKDIDIPHSNTVNALFMDYYHLVMAYTFFRQKKHEQESTFEIYFRKCPFNGKFAILGGVYEAIKYINSFRFTDAQLEFVRKKMSHYQDIDLFINYLKGLSGRDVSLYCIEEGSIVFPHEPLMVIQGPLLICQILESALLNMINYPTLIATNSMLHKISINHKPLAEFGCRRAQGPDGALSGTRYSAVGCDFTSNVYASFLYDIPIIGTMSHSFISSYQHGETLHSKYLDNHNFLSIVHKNKEIIHKLYNCEFAKESELTAFVSFAQINPKIFICLIDTYDSLKSGIYNFLIVALSLHEINYKPIGIRIDSGDLSYLTKECKKIFIDVSEKLNVPFRDLKICISNDLNEQVIKELHAQEHHVDIFAIGTNLITCQSQPSLGLVYKLVEINNHPCFKLTNENKKANFPYRKMVYRLYADDNLAACDVIQHFDEVPPSENQQIVCANVLDGNKQFSITPKKVEQKLRLIWDHGKLLTQLKTVTELKQYTHSEIARFKKEHFATSSPLPYDVLFSTNYQKMYEKLLLNNSRASTSL; encoded by the coding sequence ATGAGTAATGACAATTTTAGCGGAAAGAATGGTATATCCGTTGGTGAGCAGCCGCACCTGAAGGAAAAGGCAGATGGAATAGTAGGGGCAAATTCCAACCTAATAGATAACGTAAGGATTGATAAGAAAAGCAACTCCCTCTACGTGTACGATATCCCCATTACAGAATCTGACTTAAGACAACttttaatgttaaaaaaggaaaaaggcgAAGCAGATGTAACAAGTGGGAGCTGTATGAACTCACCGGCAAAGTTCTGCCCCATGGAaatgcagaagaagaaaatggaagtCTCCAAAGTAGAATCCCATGGGACATGTTCGAACGTATTAAATTACGAACAAGGAAGTAGCTGCCCAGCGGAAAAACTTAAAATGGTTTCCCTAGTTAAGTGTACGAAGTTTATAATAGAAAATAGGATTAACAAGGATATAGACATACCACATAGCAACACAGTGAATGCACTGTTTATGGATTACTACCACTTGGTAATGGCGTATACATTCTTCAGACAGAAGAAGCATGAACAAGAATCCACCTTTGAAATTTACTTTAGGAAGTGCCCCTTTAATGGAAAATTTGCAATTCTAGGGGGAGTGTACGAAGCTATAAAGTATATCAATTCGTTCCGATTTACAGACGCACAGTTAGAATTtgttaggaaaaaaatgtcccACTATCAAGATATTGATTTGTTCATAAATTATTTGAAAGGATTAAGTGGAAGGGATGTGTCTCTCTATTGTATAGAGGAAGGGTCCATAGTATTTCCGCATGAACCTTTAATGGTAATCCAAGGCCCATTACTAATATGTCAAATTTTGGAAAGTGCCTTACTGAATATGATAAATTATCCTACCTTAATAGCTACAAATAGTATGCTTCATAAAATTTCTATAAATCATAAACCGCTAGCCGAATTTGGTTGTAGGAGAGCCCAAGGTCCAGATGGTGCACTCAGTGGAACTAGGTATTCTGCAGTTGGTTGCGACTTTACATCGAACGTCTATGCTTCTTTCCTGTATGACATTCCAATAATAGGAACCATGTCCCATTCCTTCATATCTTCTTATCAGCATGGAGAAACCTTGCATAGCAAATATCTAGACAACCATAACTTCCTCAGTATTGTACATAAGAACAAAGAAATCATCCACAAATTGTACAACTGCGAATTTGCAAAGGAGAGTGAATTGACTGCCTTCGTTTCATTTGCGCAAATTAATcccaaaatttttatatgccTTATAGATACATATGACTCCCTAAAATCCGGGATTTACAACTTCCTGATCGTTGCCTTATCTTTGCATGAAATAAACTATAAACCAATTGGAATCAGAATCGATTCTGGGGATTTAAGTTACCTCACAAaggaatgtaaaaaaatatttattgaTGTATCTGAAAAGCTAAATGTCCCATTTCgtgatttaaaaatatgcattAGTAACGATCTTAACGAGCAAGTAATAAAAGAATTACACGCACAAGAACACCATGTGGATATTTTTGCCATTGGCACAAATCTAATCACATGCCAGTCGCAGCCTTCCCTAGGACTTGTATACAAATTAGTCGAAATTAACAACCACCCCTGTTTTAAATtaacaaatgaaaataaaaaagctaATTTCCCCTATCGAAAGATGGTCTACCGATTATATGCAGATGATAATTTAGCTGCCTGCGACGTTATCCAACATTTTGATGAAGTACCTCCTTCTGAGAACCAACAAATTGTCTGCGCCAATGTCCTGGATGGAAATAAGCAATTTTCCATTACCCCCAAAAAGGTGGAACAGAAATTACGCCTCATATGGGACCACGGAAAATTACTAACTCAGTTAAAGACAGTCACTGAGTTGAAGCAGTACACGCACAGTGAAATAGCTAGATTTAAGAAGGAGCATTTCGCGACTTCCTCTCCTCTTCCTTACGATGTTCTTTTCTCCACTAACTatcaaaaaatgtatgagAAGTTGCTCTTAAATAATTCCCGTGCCTCAACATCATTGTAG
- a CDS encoding glucosamine 6-phosphate N-acetyltransferase, putative, whose product MEKIKEKNVPVITKPDEWKRSYLDVLNKKRVLYKYVFLFNNYKFKFKVLSTYYEYLTVCNNLLRDVTTCNLFFGATIFFEMMGKSFYYPYVLYMYDEDTSCEEKVGEYNYPKFLKSSILGIEDIIKKGIEKNKKYFKKGKIMHETKAILNGSDIPEELKKYNLDGKHIVGYTEMYLLFHMGRFFDSRIERLVVDKNYRNKGFGLLIMYISIYVLKYIYQCNRCDLTVDNEIALRIYKKLNFLNVQTHVYRLHLHCNYNYLPENASTENEIHNIQSFMDSITAQR is encoded by the coding sequence atggaaaagatcaaagaaaaaaacgtccCCGTGATAACTAAACCGGATGAATGGAAGAGATCTTATTTAGACGTGCTAAACAAGAAAAGGGTACTGTACAAAtacgttttcctttttaacaattacaaatttaaatttaagGTATTATCTACCTACTATGAATACCTAACTGTTTGTAATAATCTCCTGCGTGATGTTACAACgtgcaatttatttttcggaGCCACAATTTTCTTTGAGATGATGGGGAAATCCTTTTATTATCCGTATGTCCTCTATATGTATGATGAGGACACTTCATGCGAGGAAAAGGTTGGAGAATATAATTACccgaaatttttaaaatcgtCCATTTTGGGCATAGAAGATatcataaaaaagggaatagaaaaaaacaaaaagtactttaaaaaggggaaaataatgcACGAGACAAAAGCAATCCTAAATGGAAGTGACATCCCTGAGgaactaaaaaaatataacttaGACGGGAAACATATAGTGGGATACACAGAAATGTATTTGCTCTTTCACATGGGGAGATTCTTTGATTCACGCATTGAAAGACTTGTagttgataaaaattatagaAACAAAGGATTCGGTTTGTTAATTATGTACATAAGTATCTATGTGCTTAAATACATATACCAATGTAACAGATGCGACTTGACTGTGGATAACGAGATCGCCCTaagaatttacaaaaaacTAAACTTCCTCAACGTCCAAACGCACGTGTATCGCTTGCATTTGCACTGCAATTATAACTACCTTCCAGAAAATGCTTCCACGGAAAATGAAATACATAATATACAATCCTTCATGGATAGTATTACAGCACAGAGGTAG
- a CDS encoding RAP protein, putative, which produces MNKLKGKKIITSCLANFERRGGGGKSNFCAFHTKVKKKKKKGVTHSSNGTNLLKNLCNKNIINDLDPINLIENLKHVTECSVGEDVIRNYLYRVKLLNEQWSLNKIYFIFKTLVKYNLRDVVLMNKLEKIVNDLVPLCQVNKAQRDPFENVYIVRISYILHAFCHFGYSNCEVVKTLVNILSTKLDYIIYYSNYASPVFNDYALFCEDKGHYVLRGDTSAASSPLSGDKTNNEAKGRVSTIDMNDMFNMVDAACVDKETNQSANLYSTSHVEWQRSEEAFVRNINFNEIYLIVNTLKDSKYTNKVFLNKLKFLFYFNCINLDRGTDSHYKYVTLLFNFFYEPDDMHLLNIVKFFLINHPHMNNVHDLVLTLVTVYYGGLERRGNLGSISSSRNGTGGNVVHKEEYINRTHKKNLKYTQGDDIVSIIEGIPFIPNGKKEKLKKILQHVNQHISVSSTNIFDLIYDKVLHVLSYKYEEEEFEGEGTNDPKLLQNVQLPIRRRANEASLCRNDKSSELQSLTELVKIRIFTFGEVDPLFYLYLKNKVQLFNIDAVLNIMKSFIFVYQMQNELKKNYHRVHLSDRYTNVVRNNLGSLTSLIIQMVSSMSLDKLYSLCSLKDLSMLLYFFYQIGNIFMNQKFEELYLKKVQSYVDSIVITKLKLLLGGGNLDGHSKKGISAIVWGKKTEKCDVKTGKDDTIHTIHANGKYSNEKKEVLGNRGSGNYQHGGAVQNHLNIAKCGHDKGESSDEYFPNVHCPNSECEEQGDPIDAHILLLNMYSKRGQNKNIIHMLLEILNRRQVGRKIMPCTIYVNLLNSFAKLRYRNLDLIGTCLQRISEHLGELHFFEYTNLLISLSKLNVFAVNLSMYDGVFFPQDGTPRRSTYQEETKKIFLNEYNSEGTEKLGEEKIVSNLNKILKQINESISVFVPVPNYKMANVIPNMLSSYTVLGFDKIDFKNVNKLLECLYEYVFGYFEEGHLSGGCKELPSSDRTRTVGDTQLNEDQPKKNEHSYLYQDILTCMNNPLRKNHYWYFNDKNNITVRRRGTNETLYLPIQCLYQVYIFNVYFMAYVQRLFSSHGCDKVGSGELPIGEALIGEPDRANTSPNHPHSTNLYLRNNPGVKGSEAHTPLSERSRHILNNITFFVKYINNFFKNKKYERYNLSAQFVHRCDDKGELNEQLINYVKNCSMQIKRDFANVHSSSFHREVLSTLLSLDVKNVQCEVPFMDGIYTVDIVINNSVCIEINGSNHYYYDNNLKRSGEKLDALNLIKYYLLSKKYKLILVSYLDWNNLKSAEEKKDYLVKRICA; this is translated from the exons ATGAATAAAttaaagggtaaaaaaattatcacatCATGTTTAGCGAATTTTGAAAGAAggggaggaggggggaaaagtaACTTTTGTGCATTTCACACGaaagtaaagaagaagaaaaagaaaggtgtAACCCATAGCAGCAATGGGACAAAcctcttaaaaaatttatgcaATAAAAACATTATCAATGATTTGGATCCCATAAATTTAATTGAAAATCTGAAACATGTAACTGAGTGTAGTGTCGGTGAAGATGTTATTAGGAATTATCTGTACAGAGTAAAACTACTAAACGAACAATGGAGCCTTAACAAAATATACTTCATTTTCAAGACGCTTGTGAAATACAACCTTCGGGATGTTGTCCTGATGAATAAGTTGGAGAAGATCGTCAACGATTTAGTTCCGCTATGCCAAGTAAATAAGGCGCAAAGAGATCCCTttgaaaatgtgtacattGTGAGGATATCCTACATTCTACATGCGTTCTGTCACTTTGGGTATTCAAATTGTGAAGTAGTGAAAACGTTAGTAAACATTTTAAGCACCAAGTTGGACTACATCATTTATTATAGCAACTATGCCAGTCCAGTGTTTAACGACTATGCCCTGTTCTGTGAGGACAAGGGCCACTACGTTCTGAGGGGGGATACCTCAGCTGCCTCGTCGCCTCTATCGGGTGACAAAACGAATAACGAAGCAAAGGGTAGGGTAAGCACCATTGACATGAACGATATGTTCAACATGGTTGACGCTGCATGCGTGGATAAGGAGACCAACCAAAGTGCCAACCTATATTCAACCTCCCACGTGGAATGGCAAAGAAGCGAGGAAGCCTTCGTCAGGAACATAAACTTTAACGAGATCTACCTCATTGTGAACACCTTGAAAGACTCCAAGTACACAAATAAGGTTTTCCTAAACAAGCTCAAatttctgttttattttaattgcATAAATTTAGACAGAGGAACTGATAGCCACTACAAATATGTTACCCTTCTCTTCAATTTCTTTTACGAACCAGATGACATGCATCTCCTAAATATTGtgaaattctttttaataaaccACCCACATATGAACAATGTGCATGATCTGGTTTTAACGCTGGTGACGGTTTACTACGGGGGTCTCGAAAGGAGAGGGAACCTTGGCAGCATCAGTAGCAGTAGAAATGGCACAGGGGGAAATGTAGTTCACAAGGAAGAGTATATTAACAGAACTCATAAGAAGAACCTGAAATATACGCAGGGTGATGATATAGTTAGCATTATAGAAGGCATTCCTTTTATCCCtaatgggaagaaggaaaaattgaagaaaattctGCAGCATGTGAACCAGCACATCAGTGTTAGCAGTACGAACATTTTCGATCTTATATACGATAAAGTTTTACACGTGTTGAGTTATAAatatgaggaggaagaattcgaaggggaaggaactAATGATCCTAAACTGTTGCAGAATGTACAACTCCCAATCAGAAGGAGAGCAAATGAAGCTTCCCTCTGTCGGAATGATAAATCGAGTGAACTACAAAGCTTAACGGAGTTAGTCAAAATTCGCATCTTCACTTTTGGAGAAGTGgatcctttattttatttgtacTTAAAGAATAAAGTGCAACTTTTTAACATCGATGCAGTACTGAACATAATGAAGAGCTTTATTTTTGTGTACCAGATGCAGAAtgagttgaaaaaaaactaccATAGGGTACATTTAAGTGATAGATATACAAATGTTGTAAGAAACAATTTGGGTAGTTTAACAAGTCTCATCATTCAAATGGTTAGTTCCATGTCCTTGGACAAACTTTATTCCTTATGCAGTTTGAAGGATCTCAGTATGCtgctttatttcttctatcAAATAggtaatatttttatgaacCAAAAGTTTGAAGAATTGTACTTAAAAAAGGTACAAAGTTATGTAGACAGTATTGTAATTACCAAGTTGAAGTTACTTCTGGGGGGAGGAAACCTCGATGGTCACTCAAAAAAAGGCATCAGCGCAATTGtctgggggaaaaaaacagagaAATGCGATGTCAAGACGGGAAAGGATGACACAATACATACAATACatgcaaatggaaaatattcgaatgagaaaaaagaggtgcTGGGTAACCGTGGTAGTGGAAATTACCAACATGGCGGTGCTGTACAGAATCATCTTAACATAGCAAAATGTGGGCATGACAAAGGGGAGAGCAGTGATGAGTATTTCCCAAACGTGCATTGCCCGAATAGCGAATGCGAGGAGCAGGGCGATCCAATTGACGCGCACATTTTACTTCTCAATATGTACAGCAAAAGaggacaaaacaaaaatataattcatATGTTGTTGGAGATATTGAATAGACGTCAagtgggaaggaaaataatgcCTTGCACGATTTACGTAAATTTACTAAACTCCTTTGCCAAACTGAGGTACCGAAATTTGGATTTGATCGGCACATGTTTACAAAGAATTAGTGAGCACCTTGGggagttgcattttttcgaaTACACGAATTTGCTCATCTCCCTATCGAAGCTTAACGTGTTTGCTGTTAATTTGAGTATGTACGATGgggtattttttcctcaggATGGTACTCCTCGGAGGTCTACTTATCAGGAGGAGACAAAGAAAATCTTCCTAAATGAGTACAACAGTGAGGGCACAGAAAAAttgggagaggaaaaaattgtcagcaatttaaataaaattttgaagcaAATAAACGAAAGTATCAGCGTCTTTGTTCCTGTTCCAAATTACAAAATGGCCAACGTCATACCAAATATGCTCAGCAGTTACACAGTTTTGggttttgataaaattgattttaaaaatgtgaataaaTTGTTAGAGTGTTTGTATGAATATGTATTTGGTTACTTCGAAGAAGGACACCTGAGCGGTGGTTGCAAAGAGCTCCCAAGCAGTGATAGAACCCGCACCGTTGGAGACACGCAGCTGAATGAAGACCAACctaagaaaaatgaacactcCTATTTATACCAAGACATTCTCACCTGCATGAATAACCCACTCAGGAAAAACCATTACTGGTACTTCAATGATAAGAACAACATCACTGTAAGGAGAAGGGGGACGAATGAAACGCTGTATCTTCCAATTCAGTGCTTGTACCaagtgtacatttttaatgtCTACTTCATGGCGTATGTGCAGCGCTTGTTTAGTTCGCACGGATGTGacaaagtgggttcaggggaATTGCCAATTGGAGAAGCTCTAATTGGCGAACCTGATAGGGCAAACACCTCACCAAACCATCCGCACAGtacaaatttatatttaagAAACAACCCAGGTGTTAAGGGATCGGAAGCACATACCCCCTTAAGCGAACGCAGCAGGCACATCCTAAATaatatcacattttttgtcAAGTATATAAACAATTTctttaagaataaaaagtaCGAAAGGTACAATCTTTCCGCGCAGTTTGTGCACAGATGTGATGATAAGGGGGAATTAAATGAGCAGTTAATTAATTACGTAAAAAACTGTAGCATGCAAATTAAGAGGGACTTTGCGAATGTGCATTCGTCCAGTTTTCACAGAGAGGTTCTTTCCACACTGCTTTCACTGGACGTCAAAAATGTGCAGTGCGAG GTCCCATTCATGGACGGAATATATACTGTAGACATCGTCATTAACAATTCG GTATGCATAGAAATTAACGGAAGCAACCATTACTACTACGACAACAACTTGAAGAGATCAGGCGAAAAGCTCGATGCCCTAAATCTGATAAAGTATTACTTGTTGAGCAAAAAGTATAAGTTAATTCTGGTCTCCTACCTGGACTGGAATAATCTGAAAAGTgctgaggagaagaaggactACTTGGTGAAAAGGATCTGCGCATAG
- a CDS encoding glutamyl-tRNA(Gln) amidotransferase subunit B, putative encodes MQKKEGKQHGWFIYALISTPIYKRIMNVRALFPCILIFISTEIFTCYKLTRLTRPGDFLFHNKGETKRRRGIRIRVAKNRTSVNDGIANYADIERKVKCRIGVEVHVQLSTKYKAFCNCFNVASSHNDKTYERNYIDVCNFLKENILKTGNEGADLNWLGEGTSPKKTQGGIISTETKGSINEDPMCAINRPNKHICNRCVGEVGSLSLLNNTAVLFTYLIGIIFNCRINNIITFDRKIYNYYDLPKGYQITQKETPIGFDGNISVEGKNFRIKSVHLEEDTSKCFFLPRSVHISDNRDNPNESNSHAKENALMDGSSILNLNNDSGEGDKDNGGTNLEWSMRDSDELVSHNYEPKDIPSNGPNEVDHPVHILNEVNHLNKKILLDYNRCGIPLAEIVVEDDYMNAEECINLLKEIRNKVCLLGVCVGSKENIRSDINISFEYDNVKYSRVEIKNVNSFRKIKNCIEQEKKYFINKIIRKGIEKDYHSNTEEMYTKSYLDSTHYVVRKKEVYNYVHERNIPQYKLGKHVIKLLKFYVNYKIKIYEDEVKYNWSKQYFHVFLNDPFLYNYFNECLKYEEEKYVSNFIVNILLDVIKKKNMLSKNIVIKPKNFCFLINYAMKNNLDNTSLKNFLYNYVDVGFENELLLETFKNVNVVEMEQDLKKLIDDNIQHLKIDGEKNVLNEQNFKNRIMGLLKSQMSQRGSQVHINYKSVSAFIDDYVRRLP; translated from the coding sequence ATgcagaagaaagaagggaaaCAGCACGGGTGGTTTATATACGCACTTATAAGTACACCAATATACAAACGTATAATGAATGTTCGTGCCCTTTTCCCCTGCattctcattttcatttcAACCGAGATATTCACGTGCTACAAACTAACTCGCCTAACCCGCCCGGGAGACTTCCTCTTCCATAATAAGGGGGAAACAAAAAGGCGTAGAGGAATTAGAATTAGAGTTGCCAAGAATCGAACAAGTGTGAATGACGGTATAGCCAATTATGCTGATATCGAAAGGAAGGTAAAATGCAGAATTGGGGTGGAAGTGCACGTGCAGCTGAGCACAAAATATAAAGCCTTCTGTAACTGCTTTAATGTCGCTTCTTCACATAATGATAAAACGTACGAGAGGAATTATATCGatgtgtgtaattttttaaaggaaaacattttgAAGACAGGAAATGAAGGAGCAGATTTAAATTGGCTAGGAGAGGGAACCTCTCCAAAGAAGACTCAAGGGGGGATAATCTCCACAGAGACGAAGGGGAGCATTAATGAAGACCCTATGTGTGCCATTAATAGACCAAACAAACACATATGCAACAGATGTGTTGGCGAGGTGGGCTCCCTAAGCTTACTGAACAACACGGCTGTCTTGTTCACATACCTAATTggtattatttttaattgcaGGATAAACAATATTATTACCTTCGatagaaaaatttataattattatgACTTGCCAAAAGGTTATCAGATTACGCAAAAGGAAACGCCGATTGGTTTCGATGGTAACATTTctgtggaaggaaagaactTTCGCATAAAGAGCGTCCACCTAGAGGAAGACACAAGCAAgtgtttcttcctcccccgaAGTGTGCATATATCAGATAACAGGGATAACCCCAACGAAAGTAACAGCCATGCGAAAGAAAATGCACTTATGGATGGTAGTTCCATTTTGAACCTTAACAATGATAGTGGTGAAGGTGATAAAGATAATGGAGGAACAAATCTTGAATGGTCAATGAGGGACAGTGACGAACTGGTCTCCCATAATTATGAACCAAAAGATATTCCATCAAACGGTCCTAACGAAGTAGACCACCCAGTACATATTCTCAATGAAGTAAATCATCtgaataagaaaatattacTAGATTATAACCGATGTGGCATCCCCCTAGCGGAAATCGTGGTCGAAGATGACTACATGAACGCAGAAGAATGCATTAACCTACTCAAGGAGATAAGAAATAAAGTGTGCTTACTGGGGGTATGCGTGGGAAGCAAGGAAAATATCAGGTCAGACATTAACATATCCTTTGAGTACGATAACGTGAAGTACAGCCGagttgaaataaaaaatgttaacagcttcagaaaaattaagaattGCATAGAAcaagagaagaaatattttattaataaaattatcaGAAAGGGTATAGAAAAAGACTACCACTCCAATACGGAGGAAATGTATACAAAGAGCTACCTAGACAGTACGCACTACGTTGtcaggaaaaaggaagtataCAATTATGTGCATGAAAGGAACATCCCCCAATATAAGCTTGGCAAACATGTTATAAAGCTTCTAAAATTTTATgttaattataaaataaaaatatacgaGGATGAAGTGAAATACAATTGGTCCAAACAATATTTTCATGTCTTCCTGAATGATCCCTTTTTATATAACTATTTTAATGAATGCCTGAAatatgaggaagaaaaatatgtatcCAATTTTATAGTTAATATACTCCTCGacgtgataaaaaaaaaaaatatgctttcCAAAAATATCGTAATAAAACCGAAAAACTTCTGCTTTCTCATTAACTATGCTATGAAGAACAACTTAGACAATACATCCTTGAAGAATTTCCTCTATAACTATGTGGATGTAGGATTCGAAAATGAGCTCCTCCTCGAAACATTTAAAAACGTCAACGTTGTAGAAATGGAGCAGGATTTGAAAAAACTCATTGACGATAATATACAGCATTTAAAAAtcgatggggaaaaaaatgtccttAACGAGCAAAACTTTAAGAACAGAATTATGGGCCTTTTGAAGAGCCAAATGAGTCAACGTGGTTCGCAGGTGCATATCAACTACAAGTCGGTGAGCGCGTTCATTGACGACTACGTACGGAGATTGCCCTAA
- a CDS encoding DNA methyltransferase 1-associated protein 1, putative, with amino-acid sequence MSQIYDMLGINIDKIKSKKKQKEKKSKQELNFLKENDNLFSLPTSSKTINFSNKNVSIWRLVSFRNKCRKDDLILKKWKKIGYKNDKGDKGQTADRSDKSAFEENKVEDDYTFERFNKKINIIKYTDEFYEKEIKNMNPKWTKEETDYLFKLCEKYECHFVIVHDVYDGKYKRTIEEIKDRFYSVSKKVIEDLFDQKIKLEEAKNLKNNSDILKLKEAKAKHPLVKFNYNIEADIERKNLIHKTYTVSKKDVMLEEMTMENIKKFENKIKQEMKKASDMKKLKKRFELTTEEIVPINKLPEDDKEEKHIYSARYFFQKLKIDISYFDKVDTYLKDNEIDKPTIYTENICFLYGILRTDVAILLNLRKKIEKLKQEREYWKSQLMSLEEEHLKKKNKV; translated from the exons ATGAGTCAAATATATGACATGCTCGGTATCAACATCGATAAAATAAAGAGCAAGAAaaagcagaaggagaagaagagcaAACAGGAACTAAACTTTCTCAAAGAAAACGACAATCTGTTTTCGCTACCCACTTCGTCAAAAACGATAAAC TTCAGTAACAAAAATGTGAGCATCTGGAGACTGGTAAGCTTCAGAAACAAATGCAGAAAAGACGATTTGATCctaaaaaagtggaaaaaaattggatataaaaatgacaaaggTGATAAGGGCCAAACAGCTGATAGGTCTGATAAAAGTGCGTTTGAAGAAAACAAAGTGGAAGACGATTACACTTTTGAAAggtttaataaaaaaataaacatcaTAAAATACACAGACGAATTctacgaaaaagaaataaaaaatatgaatccaaaatggacaaaggaagaaacggattatttattcaaattgtgtgaaaaatatgaatgccATTTCGTCATTGTGCATGACGTATATGatggaaaatacaaaagaaccattgaagaaataaaagaccGATTTTATAGCGTGTCTAAGAAAGTTATTGAAGATTTATTTGATCAAAAAATTAAGTTAGAAGAAgcgaaaaatttaaaaaataatagtgACATTCTTAAGTTAAAAGAAGCCAAAGCGAAGCACCCACTTGTAAAATTCAACTACAATATAGAGGCGGAtatcgaaaggaaaaatctcATTCACAAAACTTATACAGTATCCAAAAAGGACGTCATGTTGGAAGAAATGACcatggaaaatattaaaaaatttgagaacaaaattaagcaggaaatgaagaaggcttcggatatgaaaaaattgaagaagaggTTTGAGCTAACCACCGAGGAGATAGTACCG ATAAACAAATTGCCCGAGGATGATAAGGAAGAGAAACATATATACAGCGCTAGATACTTCTTTCAAAAGCTTAAAATAGATATCTCCTACTTTGACAAAGTAGACACATATTTGAAGGATAACGAAATAGACAAGCCCACAATTTACACGGAAAATATCTGCTTCCTATATGG CATTTTACGAACCGACGTAGCCATACTGCTAAatttgaggaagaaaattgaaaagctAAAACAG GAACGTGAATATTGGAAGAGTCAACTAATGAGCTTGGAAGAggaacatttaaaaaagaagaacaaagtgTGA